The following proteins are encoded in a genomic region of Pyricularia oryzae 70-15 chromosome 6, whole genome shotgun sequence:
- a CDS encoding transcriptional activator protein acu-15: MPGILPMKVIKVGTSSQSRIAQACDRCRSKKIRCDGIRPTCTQCANVGFECKTSDKLSRRAFPRGYTESLEERVRALEAEVRDLKDLLDEKDEKIDMLSRMHGNSRKQSQGFSATPPRDPARDASGSPKIKEDTFRVSASPLVLGVENSDSYQMGSSSGRAFIETFKRKLLEAGKPCPDFNPEAFLHIQGCYPLLPHLPKEEQLGAPPRLFSDRCVNVFFQEWAPLFPVIHKPTFLRIYEEFVTDPEKVKSHHKLAHLHLVFSIAAISGEKPDLDQIAICEQQWCRSLELVLMDNTMATLQCLILALIFCAIRADYKRLQYYKGIAVGLSHRLGLHQCQKQFSFGALTLETRKKVFWTLYTMDCFTAATLGLPRLMAEIDIHAEYPSDIDDEYVTEKGFQPTLPGEYTKVSSALALFRATRILASVLDKVYPTTAAHELSLQKMAALAAELNEWNDKLPRHLKLTFKQDKPSTDVTGSRSPLLAFVYYYIRTLIFRPALGSSLGPKAASAIIAVGESSKHMIQITQLLEERNMSFSLCLNKADTLILCGMELLYHSLDVKTGSKTMRDTESLVNSVIKTVETAKAPGSYDFKRVAGLLVSVDEATQQRAALPTPPSHSPETTMAAPTQRSSPQMPQPVMPPRNAAFPLGRHTSATMSETDLLPQQEKLRRLSMPQSSTQPELARTDSRSSYDGNRRHDVNKLAKRDHRLSLSMTQAKMITRLSPHPRSGARGLDFLPLGGPKPQQHQGSQPPSPVQSRSRQQVQEQYSLPRKPEHKMPSSDTVSTTAEWEALLGSMDGGQVNVYDAIYGGPGLASFTATETPAPATSGGWSPDSWDLSGITIGGTNGGEFDVSSAPVAQSVLSISDESLSSAGEELDITGLDFGHHHHMASTSMTGTSDGLMMEPLNGRFGL, translated from the exons ATGCCCGGAATTCTGCCCATGAAAGTGATCAAGGTGGGCACGAGCTCACAGAGTCGCATCGCACAGGCGTGTGATCGATGTCGCAGCAAG AAAATTCGCTGTGATGGCATCAGACCAACTTGCACCCAGTGTGCAAATGTTGGGTTTGAGTGCAAGACGAGCGACAAGCTCAGCAGGAGGGCGTTTCCCAGAGGCTACACTGAGTCTCTCGAGGAGCGCGTCCGAGCGTTGGAGGCCGAGGTTCGCGATTTGAAGGATCTACTGGATGAGAAGGATGAGAAGATCGACATGTTGTCGAGGATGCACGGTAACAGCAGGAAACAGTCGCAAGGATTCTCTGCTACGCCTCCTCGAGATCCAGCCAGGGACGCATCGGGTAGCCCCAAAATTAAAGAAGACACATTCCGAGTCTCGGCATCGCCTCTAGTCCTAGGAGTTGAAAACTCGGACTCCTACCAAATGGGTTCATCTAGCGGGCGTGCTTTCATTG AGACATTCAAAAGGAAACTGCTAGAGGCTGGAAAGCCTTGCCCCGACTTCAATCCAGAGGCTTTCTTACACATACAAGGCTGCTATCCTCTCCTGCCACATCTGCCCAAGGAGGAGCAGTTGGGCGCCCCACCTAGGCTGTTCTCCGATCGATGTGTCAATGTCTTTTTCCAAGAATGGGCGCCTTTGTTCCCCGTCATCCACAAGCCTACCTTCCTCCGGATTTATGAGGAGTTTGTAACTGACCCGGAAAAGGTGAAGAGCCACCACAAGCTTGCGCATCTCCATCTGGTTTTCAGCATTGCAGCCATATCTGGAGAAAAGCCCGACCTGGATCAGATTGCCATATGTGAGCAACAGTGGTGCAGGTCCCTTGAACTTGTTTTGATGGACAACACTATGGCTACGCTCCAGTGTCTCATACTGGCACTCATATTCTGCGCGATCAGGGCGGATTACAAGCGTCTCCAGTACTACAAGGGCATTGCAGTTGGACTGTCTCACAGGCTCGGTCTCCACCAGTGCCAGAAACAGTTTTCGTTTGGGGCACTGACTCTCGAGACGCGGAAAAAGGTCTTCTGGACGCTTTACACAATGGACTGCTTTACCGCTGCAACTCTGGGCCTCCCGAGGCTCATGGCCGAAATCGATATACACGCCGAGTACCCTTCCGATATTGATGACGAATATGTCACCGAGAAAGGATTTCAGCCAACACTTCCCGGTGAATACACGAAAGTTTCGAGCGCCCTAGCGCTGTTTAGAGCAACCCGGATTTTGGCCAGCGTGTTGGACAAGGTATACCCAACCACAGCAGCACACGAGCTTTCGTTGCAAAAAATGGCAGCCCTTGCAGCGGAGTTGAACGAGTGGAACGACAAGCTTCCTCGGCATCTCAAGCTCACCTTCAAGCAAGATAAGCCCTCTACCGATGTTACAGGCAGCCGATCGCCCCTTTTGGCCTTTGTTTATTACTATATTCGGACCCTCATCTTTCGGCCTGCCCTGGGGTCAAGCCTGGGACCAAAGGCCGCGTCGGCTATCATTGCCGTGGGCGAATCAAGCAAGCACATGATCCAAATCACCCAGCTCTtggaagaaagaaacatGTCTTTCTCACTATGCCTAAACAAGGCGGATACCCTGATATTGTGCGGCATGGAGCTTCTCTATCACTCGCTAGATGTAAAAACAGGCAGTAAAACGATGCGCGACACCGAAAGCCTGGTCAATTCGGTGATCAAGACTGTCGAAACTGCGAAAGCGCCGGGATCATATGACTTTAAGCGGGTTGCCGGCTTGCTGGTCTCGGTTGATGAGGCAACACAACAACGAGCAGCTCTGCCCACTCCACCAAGCCATAGCCCCGAGACCACCATGGCAGCACCTACGCAGAGATCATCTCCACAAATGCCACAACCCGTGATGCCACCTAGGAACGCAGCATTTCCACTCGGCCGTCACACTAGCGCCACAATGAGCGAGACGGATCTTCTTCCACAGCAGGAGAAATTGCGAAGACTTTCGATGCCACAAAGTTCGACACAGCCCGAATTAGCGCGTACCGACTCGAGATCTTCCTATGACGGCAACAGAAGACACGATGTGAACAAACTGGCGAAGAGAGATCACCGACTCTCGCTGTCGATGACACAAGCAAAAATGATCACACGATTGTCCCCGCATCCTCGATCAGGTGCCCGGGGCCTTGACTTTCTGCCTCTGGGAGGTCCGAAGCCTCAGCAGCACCAGGGTTCACAGCCTCCATCGCCAGTGCAGTCACGATCCCGCCAGCAGGTCCAAGAGCAGTATAGCCTACCAAGGAAACCAGAGCACAAGATGCCTAGTTCCGACACAGTATCGACGACAGCCGAGTGGGAGGCGCTTTTGGGATCGATGGATGGAGGGCAGGTCAACGTTTACGACGCCATATACGGCGGGCCCGGCTTAGCATCTTTTACGGCGACGGAAACTCCGGCGCCAGCAACCTCAGGTGGGTGGTCACCGGACTCTTGGGATCTTTCGGGGATTACGATTGGAGGGACGAATGGAGGAGAGTTTGATGTTTCTTCGGCACCGGTAGCTCAAAGCGTCTTGAGCATCAGTGACGAGAGTCTAAGCTCGGCAGGCGAGGAGCTCGACATAACTGGTTTGGATTTTGGCCATCACCATCATATGGCATCGACATCAATGACGGGTACTTCGGATGGGTTGATGATGGAACCTTTGAATGGGCGCTTTGGGTTGTGA
- a CDS encoding SET domain-containing protein 8: MSQSDVPIDTLLIWARFNGVVFDGAAITQTEGKGYGLVAQRDLQAKDGEDTTVLLSVPRELLLNSEYVEQCSKTDQRFRDLFDAAGHQSPRQDVILFLMAQIIHIWASDEGGGVSNPWTQYIKYLPRTVPLPTLWNEDERQLLRGTSLEAAVHSKLRALENEFDNLLEKAAEIPSWNEVLCEKQVVTVSDYARLDAWYRSRCMELPASGPTMVPCIDMVNHAAIPNASYVKSSDCGVNLCLRSGAVVKSGQEITISYGEKKSAAEMLFSYGFVDSEAAGDEKILVPVEPPGDDPLVMAKTRIYGEAPTVRISRCQDGGVQWECPFAYLLSLNEEDGLGIRLLQLNDGCREIRLFWEEQDVTGSVKSLQDVTKEHPRSKIFQLRTVVIVQETVHAQVERLSTGTGDHGTTTGVRPSCRSAALNLRETEERLLRDAADVLETEKTKLLENETILAYLGRAEISQNDLADSGPANEETDFS; this comes from the exons ATGTCACAGTCTGACGTCCCCATCGATACCCTCCTAATTTGGGCTCGCTTCAATGGGGTCGTCTTTGACGGAGCTGCTATCACGCAGACTGAAGGGAAAGGGTATGGCCTTGTAGCCCAGAGAGATCTACAAGCCAAAGATGGTGAAGACACCACGGTCTTACTGTCAGTACCCCGTGAGCTTCTTTTGAACTCCGAGTATGTGGAGCAGTGTTCCAAAACGGATCAACGGTTCAGGGATCTGTTTGATGCTGCAGGCCACCAG TCGCCCAGGCAAGATGTTATTCTCTTCCTAATGGCTCAGATTATTCACATCTGGGCCAGTGATGAAGGCGGTGGGGTATCAAATCCCTGGACTCAATATATAAAGTATCTTCCCCGGACGGTTCCGCTACCTACCCTGTGGAACGAGGATGAAAGACAACTGCTCAGGGGTACATCTCTCGAG GCCGCCGTCCATTCCAAGTTGAGGGCACTGGAAAACGAGTTCGACAACCTTCTGGAAAAGGCTGCAGAGATACCAAGCTGGAATGAGGTTCTCTGCGAGAAACAAGTCGTGACAGTCAGTGATTACGCACGCCTGGATGCCTGGTATCGCTCAAGATGCATGGAGTTGCCCGCCTCCGGACCGACGATGGTGCCATGCATCGACATGGTCAACCACGCAGCGATCCCCAATGCTTCGTACGTCAAGAGCAGCGATTGTGGTGTCAATCTCTGTCTGCGCTCTGGTGCTGTGGTGAAAAGCGGGCAAGAAATCACCATCTCTTATGGGGAAAAGAAGTCAGCCGCAGAAATGCTTTTCAGTTATGGCTTTGTGGACTCGGAAGCCGCAGGTGATGAAAAGATACTTGTCCCCGTCGAGCCACCAGGAGACGATCCGCTTGTCATGGCAAAAACTCGCATCTACGGAGAAGCGCCGACAGTTCGCATATCGAGATGTCAGGATGGTGGTGTTCAATGGGAATGCCCGTTTGCCTATCTCTTGAGTCTCAACGAGGAAGATGGCCTTGGTATCCGTCTCCTGCAGCTGAACGACGGGTGCAGGGAGATTCGACTGTTCTGGGAGGAGCAAGACGTTACTGGCTCAGTCAAATCCCTGCAGGACGTCACTAAAGAACATCCTCGTAGCAAGATCTTCCAACTCCGAACGGTGGTAATTGTGCAGGAAACTGTCCATGCCCAGGTCGAGAGGCTATCTACGGGGACTGGCGACCATGGCACTACAACAGGTGTACGCCCCAGTTGTAGATCTGCAGCTCTAAATCTTCGGGAGACCGAAGAAAGGCTGCTTAGGGATGCAGCTGACGTTCTCGAAACAGAG AAGACGAAGCTCCTAGAGAACGAAACAATCCTTGCATATCTCGGACGAGCGGAAATTTCCCAAAACGACCTAGCGGATAGCGGTCCAGCCAATGAGGAAACGGATTTTAGCTGA
- a CDS encoding plasma membrane proteolipid 3 → MPFTASDICKIILAVILPPLGVFMERGCGADLLINILLTILGYIPGIIHALYIILKY, encoded by the exons ATGCCTTTCACCGCTAG CGACATCTGCAAGATCATCCTTGCCGTCATCCTGCCGCCTCTGGGTGTGTTTATGGAGCGCGGCTGCGGTGCCGACCTTCTCATCAACATCCTCTTGACCATCCTCG GTTACATTCCCGGAATCATCCACGCTCTTTACATTATCCTCAAGTACTAG
- a CDS encoding 60S ribosomal protein L22 has product MAPPQTKKTGKSSKTTKKFVINASQPVNDKIFDISAFEKFLNEKIKIDGRVGQLGDTIVISQVPDGKIEIVAHNELSGRYLKYLTKKFLKKQQLRDWLRVVSTSKGVYELKFFNVVNDADDEDDE; this is encoded by the exons ATGGCCCCCCCTCAGACC AAGAAGACTGGCAAGTCCAGCAAGACGACCAAGAAG TTCGTCATCAACGCCTCGCAGCCCGTTAACGACAAGATCTTCGACATCTCGGCCTTCGAGAAGTTCCTGAACGAGAAGATCAAGATCGACGGTCGCgttggccagctcggcgaCACCATTGTCATCTCCCAAGTCCCCGATGGCAAGATTGAGATCGTTGCTCACAACGAGCTCTCTGGCCGCTATCTCAAGTACCT GACCAAGAAGTTCCTCAAGAAGCAGCAGCTTCGTGACTGGCTTCGCGTCGTTTCCACCTCCAAGGGTGTTTACGAGCTCAAGTTCTTCAACGTCGTTAACGACGCtgatgacgaggacgacgagtaG
- a CDS encoding carrier protein YMC2, translating to MSSEAKAVPVEPAPAKNYKGFVAGVFSGIAKLSVGHPFDTIKVRLQTTDASRFSGPLQCLLQTVRNEGFAGLYKGATPPLVGWMFMDSVMLGSLTVYRRLLRENVFSTPLPSRDPSIPVSMVADTLPAYGHGIAGVMAGSTVSFIAAPVEHVKARLQIQYASKKSDRLYAGPIDCIKKIHRHHGIPGLYHGLSATLLFRSFFFFWWGSYDLLSRWMKENTAMSAPAVNFWAGGLSAQVFWITSYPSDVVKQRIMTDPLGGGLGDGTPKFKRWRDAAVTIYREKGPMGYWRGFLPCFLRAFPANAMALVAFEGVMRSLP from the exons ATGTCGTCCGAGGCCAAGGCTGTACCGGTCGAGCCTGCGCCCGCCAAGAATTATAAAGGCTTCGTCGCTGGTGTTTTCTCCGGTATCGCAAAGCTTTCAG TCGGCCATCCATTCGACACAATCAAGGTTCGCCTGCAGACGACTGACGCGTCGCGGTTCAGCGGCCCGCTGCAATGTCTGCTCCAGACCGTCCGCAACGAGGGGTTCGCCGGGCTCTACAAGGGCGCCACCCCTCCCCTTGTGGGCTGGATGTTCATGGACAGCGTCATGTTGGGCAGCCTGACGGTCTATCGTCGGCTGCTACGCGAAAACGTCTTCAGCACGCCGTTGCCGTCACGTGATCCGTCCATCCCTGTGTCCATGGTCGCCGACACGCTGCCGGCGTACGGCCACGGCATAGCGGGAGTCATGGCCGGCTCGACCGTAAGCTTCATCGCGGCGCCGGTCGAGCACGTCAAGGCCCGCCTGCAGATCCAGTACGCGTCCAAAAAGTCGGACAGGCTTTACGCGGGGCCTATCGACTGCATCAAGAAGATCCACCGCCACCACGGCATCCCGGGCCTGTATCACGGCCTGAGCGCGACGCTGCTGTTCcggtccttcttcttcttctggtGGGGCAGCTACGACCTCCTGTCGCGGTGGATGAAGGAGAACACTGCGATGAGCGCCCCTGCTGTCAACTTTTGGGCTGGAGGACTGAGTGCTCAAGTCTTTTGGATTACCAGCTACCCCAGTGATGTAGTCAAGCAGCGCATCATGACGGATCCGCTGGGCGGCGGGCTTGGAGATGGCACTCCGAAGTTCAAGAGGTGGCGGGATGCTGCTGTCACAATTTACAGGGAAAAGGGCCCCATGGGTTACTGGAGAGGTTTCTTGCCTTGCTTTTTACGAGCCTTTCCAGCCAACGCTATGGCACTGGTGGCATTTGAGGGTGTTATGAGATCCTTGCCTTGA